One window from the genome of Maridesulfovibrio ferrireducens encodes:
- a CDS encoding transketolase family protein: MENMRDAFGKILTELAGQREDFVVLDADVAGGTGTYHFREAYPDRFIQCGIAEQNMFSMAAGLAESGIIPIVTCYAVFASMRALEQARNSIAYPEFNVKIAASHLGLDVGPDGATHQALEDIAIYRSIPRMSVVSPADPIELKAIMPYLLDNTGPLYLRTGRSPLPNVFDENTFFEHGKAHVLREGNDATIMAVGVMVHRALKAADHLAKEGISCRVLNMSWLKPMDESAVIKAAKETGAIITCEDHNKYGGLGGAVMEIVCENVPVPVERVAVNDIFGASGEPEDLAKEYGLLPEDIIKAVHRTLTRKK, translated from the coding sequence ATGGAAAATATGAGAGACGCATTCGGCAAAATACTTACAGAACTTGCCGGACAACGTGAGGACTTCGTTGTTCTGGATGCTGACGTTGCAGGCGGAACGGGAACTTATCATTTTCGCGAAGCATATCCTGACAGATTTATTCAGTGCGGAATTGCCGAGCAAAATATGTTTTCAATGGCCGCAGGACTCGCGGAATCAGGGATTATCCCCATTGTTACCTGTTACGCTGTTTTTGCATCTATGCGGGCGCTGGAACAAGCCAGGAACTCAATCGCCTACCCTGAATTCAATGTAAAAATTGCCGCCAGCCATCTAGGATTGGACGTAGGCCCGGACGGGGCGACCCATCAGGCTCTTGAAGATATAGCCATATATCGCAGCATCCCCAGAATGAGCGTTGTCTCACCTGCTGATCCTATAGAACTTAAAGCGATAATGCCATATCTGCTCGACAATACAGGCCCGTTATACCTGCGAACAGGGCGCAGTCCGCTGCCTAATGTTTTTGACGAAAACACATTTTTTGAACACGGCAAAGCCCACGTTCTCCGCGAAGGAAACGATGCCACAATAATGGCTGTAGGAGTCATGGTTCACCGCGCACTGAAAGCCGCTGACCATCTCGCGAAAGAAGGTATCTCCTGCCGTGTATTGAACATGTCGTGGCTTAAACCTATGGACGAATCGGCTGTAATCAAAGCCGCAAAAGAAACAGGCGCAATAATAACCTGCGAAGATCACAACAAATACGGCGGACTCGGCGGAGCTGTGATGGAAATAGTTTGCGAAAACGTTCCGGTTCCTGTTGAACGAGTGGCTGTGAATGACATTTTCGGAGCATCTGGCGAGCCGGAAGATCTGGCTAAAGAATATGGCCTTCTGCCTGAAGATATTATTAAAGCTGTTCACAGGACTTTGACCCGCAAGAAATAA
- a CDS encoding transketolase encodes MSKYDELKNFAAELRKSIIIMNCHAGSGHPGGSLSCVEIISWLYCNEMNYCTENMNDPARDRFILSKGHSCLSLYAALAEKGFFSKEEFKTLRHAGGMLQGHPDRIKTPGVEFNSGSLGQGFSFAIGCALGAKRAGRKNRTYTLLGDGELNEGQIWEGCMFAAHHNLDNMVAIVDYNKFQSDDLNTNITALEPLNDKFKAFGWHVIEIDGHDFREIENAFGRARALAGKPTMIIAHTVKGKGISYMENVPKWHGSLCPTGKERECAMRECGCEDLI; translated from the coding sequence GTGTCCAAATATGACGAACTTAAAAACTTTGCTGCCGAGCTGAGAAAGTCAATCATCATAATGAATTGCCATGCAGGATCGGGCCATCCCGGCGGTTCACTTTCATGTGTTGAAATCATTAGTTGGCTTTATTGCAACGAGATGAACTACTGCACGGAAAACATGAATGATCCTGCCCGTGACCGGTTCATACTATCCAAAGGACACTCCTGCCTTTCTCTTTATGCGGCTCTTGCGGAAAAAGGGTTCTTCTCCAAAGAAGAATTCAAAACTCTGCGCCATGCCGGAGGAATGCTGCAAGGCCATCCCGACCGGATCAAAACTCCCGGAGTAGAATTTAACTCAGGCTCGCTTGGTCAGGGATTTTCCTTTGCCATCGGATGTGCCCTCGGAGCCAAAAGAGCAGGCAGAAAAAACCGCACTTACACTTTGCTCGGAGACGGCGAATTAAACGAAGGCCAGATCTGGGAAGGCTGTATGTTCGCTGCTCATCATAATCTGGACAACATGGTTGCCATCGTTGATTACAACAAATTTCAAAGTGATGACCTGAACACCAACATTACCGCCCTCGAACCTTTGAACGATAAATTCAAGGCGTTCGGATGGCATGTAATTGAAATTGACGGTCACGATTTCCGCGAAATTGAGAACGCATTCGGACGGGCAAGAGCCTTGGCCGGAAAACCGACCATGATTATAGCCCACACAGTTAAGGGAAAAGGAATTTCGTACATGGAAAATGTGCCGAAATGGCACGGCAGTCTCTGCCCCACCGGAAAAGAAAGAGAATGTGCCATGAGAGAATGTGGCTGCGAGGACCTGATATAA
- a CDS encoding SDR family NAD(P)-dependent oxidoreductase, protein MNRLKNKIALITGGGRGIGKAISSKLAENGAEVILTWVSDRKSADETVNSIITKGGKARTLQLEVSDESSIDTVVADITEKEGRLDILVNNAGINNPTDFDKITSDDWDKILGVNLKGPFLCTQRCLELLKKSKAGSIINIGSVSGQYGGPRTAHYAASKAGLISLGQVAARFGAEWNIRCNTISAGLIASEMADAGLKDPAVQKAAENVLMKRFGATSEVADTVVYLASDDSSYITAQTINVNGGLYF, encoded by the coding sequence ATGAACAGATTGAAAAATAAAATAGCCTTGATCACAGGCGGCGGACGAGGAATAGGTAAGGCCATCAGCTCTAAGCTGGCTGAAAACGGAGCAGAAGTAATTCTCACATGGGTGTCAGACCGCAAAAGTGCAGATGAAACCGTCAATTCAATCATTACAAAGGGCGGCAAAGCCCGCACTCTCCAGCTTGAAGTAAGTGATGAAAGTTCTATAGACACAGTTGTTGCTGATATCACTGAAAAAGAAGGACGACTGGATATTCTGGTCAATAATGCCGGAATAAATAACCCAACCGACTTTGACAAGATAACTTCTGATGACTGGGATAAAATTTTAGGGGTAAACCTCAAAGGCCCATTCCTTTGCACTCAACGCTGCCTTGAGCTTCTCAAAAAAAGTAAGGCCGGAAGCATAATCAATATAGGATCGGTCAGCGGTCAATACGGCGGTCCACGGACGGCCCACTATGCAGCAAGCAAAGCAGGACTTATATCACTTGGACAAGTTGCCGCCAGATTCGGTGCAGAATGGAATATCCGCTGCAACACCATATCCGCGGGTCTCATTGCTTCCGAAATGGCCGATGCAGGGCTTAAAGATCCGGCTGTTCAAAAAGCGGCTGAAAATGTGCTCATGAAAAGATTCGGTGCAACTTCTGAAGTTGCCGACACCGTAGTATATCTGGCTTCCGATGATTCATCATACATCACAGCGCAGACAATTAACGTCAACGGCGGCCTTTATTTTTAA
- a CDS encoding bifunctional 2-polyprenyl-6-hydroxyphenol methylase/3-demethylubiquinol 3-O-methyltransferase UbiG translates to MSDKKSWKEHEGTVLHSVDGFDVIDCELCGFNHIIPIPDEDKLRESYKHDYHVKEKPLMLEHQLEDKEWLDSINDARLATLEKISNGTGSFLDIGSGNGFLLGQAKKRGWTVKGIEPSDKAAQYSCSQGLDVECAVFDQECADRLSQFDVVHLGDVLEHVPYPRAILDLCNQVLRPGGLIAIGVPNDYTPVQKILSEDMSTRPWWINPPHHINYFNKKSLEGLLSRCGFTTCHSEVSFPMELFLLMGKNYLDDPKLGRECHAMRKQLERNLTKSGNRDFLDKIYGCFAEAEMGRTILVIAQKKTEQE, encoded by the coding sequence ATGAGTGACAAAAAAAGCTGGAAAGAACACGAAGGAACAGTCCTGCACAGTGTGGACGGGTTTGATGTAATAGACTGCGAACTCTGCGGTTTCAACCACATAATTCCTATCCCGGATGAGGATAAACTTCGTGAAAGTTACAAGCATGATTACCATGTAAAAGAGAAACCTCTCATGCTTGAACATCAGCTTGAAGACAAAGAATGGTTGGACAGCATTAATGATGCACGGCTTGCAACTCTCGAAAAAATTTCAAACGGAACAGGCAGCTTTTTAGACATAGGTTCCGGCAACGGATTCCTGCTCGGACAGGCAAAAAAACGGGGCTGGACGGTTAAAGGAATCGAGCCTTCCGATAAGGCCGCACAGTACTCATGCTCGCAGGGACTTGATGTAGAATGCGCTGTCTTTGACCAGGAGTGTGCAGACCGTCTGAGTCAATTCGATGTGGTTCACTTAGGGGATGTTCTGGAGCATGTTCCATATCCACGCGCAATACTGGACCTCTGCAATCAGGTTCTGCGTCCGGGCGGACTTATCGCTATAGGTGTTCCAAACGATTATACTCCCGTTCAAAAGATTTTAAGCGAAGACATGAGTACACGTCCGTGGTGGATAAATCCTCCGCATCATATCAATTATTTTAATAAAAAATCACTCGAAGGATTGCTCTCCCGTTGCGGTTTTACTACCTGTCATTCAGAAGTTTCATTTCCGATGGAACTCTTTCTGCTCATGGGTAAAAATTATCTCGATGACCCCAAACTCGGACGCGAATGCCACGCCATGCGCAAACAGCTTGAGCGAAATCTGACTAAAAGCGGAAACAGAGATTTTCTGGACAAAATATACGGCTGCTTTGCCGAGGCTGAAATGGGCCGAACCATACTTGTGATTGCACAAAAAAAGACCGAACAGGAATAA
- a CDS encoding PseG/SpsG family protein produces the protein MRNPFKILLFCEGSIERGFGHVGRCLALATELRDEHESKCVFVFKGNEAARNKICDAGFEVIEVSNFNSYKFTDEAVVVLDLLIPLDEAFFANASAKNVLICTIDDPTPNRLKSELVFYPPVPQVQELSWNNFSGELFCGWQYIPLRKEFSAISGIEQQKEKYSIPELLITAGGSDPAELTAKILQGLSSVKEPWHAKVVLGPMFKNLDRIKKIAVELGDRVELINNVQNISRLMVQCDAAVASFGITAYELAACRTPQLLLCLTDDHARSASALHETGAAISLGRYDLVTDQELIKSLQKIISDTKLRAEMVSNAEKLNLENGPSNIAKSIIKRLKARHLGDENE, from the coding sequence ATGCGTAACCCGTTTAAAATACTTTTATTCTGCGAAGGTTCAATCGAAAGAGGATTCGGACATGTTGGGAGATGCCTGGCTCTTGCCACGGAGCTTAGAGATGAACACGAAAGCAAGTGTGTGTTTGTATTCAAAGGCAATGAAGCCGCCCGGAACAAAATATGTGATGCAGGATTTGAAGTCATAGAAGTCTCGAATTTCAACTCGTATAAGTTTACAGACGAAGCTGTCGTTGTTCTCGACCTGCTCATTCCTTTAGATGAAGCTTTCTTCGCGAACGCATCTGCTAAAAACGTACTCATATGCACTATCGATGACCCCACACCGAATAGGTTAAAAAGCGAACTGGTTTTTTATCCTCCTGTCCCGCAAGTTCAAGAACTGAGCTGGAATAACTTTTCGGGAGAACTTTTTTGTGGCTGGCAATACATCCCTTTACGCAAAGAATTTAGCGCTATTAGCGGGATAGAGCAACAAAAGGAAAAATATTCCATACCTGAACTGCTCATAACGGCAGGCGGAAGCGATCCGGCAGAACTGACCGCAAAAATATTACAAGGTTTATCCTCCGTAAAAGAACCATGGCATGCAAAAGTTGTCCTCGGTCCCATGTTCAAAAATCTGGACAGAATCAAAAAGATAGCGGTAGAGCTTGGCGACAGGGTTGAACTTATTAACAATGTTCAAAACATTTCCCGGCTTATGGTCCAATGTGATGCGGCCGTGGCCTCGTTCGGTATAACAGCTTATGAACTGGCAGCCTGCCGCACTCCGCAACTGTTATTGTGCCTGACTGATGACCACGCCCGCTCGGCATCAGCATTGCATGAAACCGGAGCAGCTATATCCCTCGGCAGATATGACCTTGTGACAGATCAAGAACTGATAAAAAGCCTTCAAAAAATCATTTCCGATACGAAACTACGGGCTGAAATGGTTTCTAATGCCGAAAAATTAAACCTAGAAAACGGACCGTCAAACATTGCAAAGTCCATAATCAAGCGACTAAAAGCCAGACACCTCGGAGATGAAAATGAGTGA
- the pseF gene encoding pseudaminic acid cytidylyltransferase, protein MQVAIIPARGGSKRIPKKSIRPFLGKPLIAYAIEAARESGFFDHIIVSTDSEEFAEVVKEYGAEVPFMRPAELAGDFVATAPVIEHALGWVKENLGQPERFCQFFANPFITAETLRGGYKLMREKKANCVLGVTEFAYPILRAFKLNEQGGVQYAFPEYASSRSQDLPTFFHDAAQFYWQELTDLPSDRTEALNLPYFLPRHMAVDIDTIEDWEIAERLYKAFVLDA, encoded by the coding sequence ATGCAGGTAGCAATCATTCCCGCTCGCGGCGGAAGCAAACGTATTCCTAAAAAATCGATCCGCCCGTTTCTGGGAAAACCTCTCATTGCCTATGCCATTGAAGCCGCCCGCGAGAGCGGTTTTTTTGATCACATCATAGTGAGCACCGACAGTGAAGAGTTTGCCGAAGTAGTGAAAGAATACGGCGCAGAAGTTCCGTTTATGCGCCCGGCAGAGCTTGCCGGAGATTTTGTTGCAACTGCTCCGGTCATAGAACACGCTTTAGGCTGGGTAAAAGAAAACCTCGGCCAGCCCGAAAGATTCTGCCAATTTTTTGCAAACCCCTTTATTACTGCTGAAACCCTGCGCGGAGGTTACAAACTGATGCGCGAAAAAAAAGCGAACTGTGTTCTGGGCGTAACAGAATTTGCATACCCCATTCTTCGAGCTTTTAAGCTGAACGAACAAGGCGGTGTGCAATACGCATTCCCCGAATATGCATCAAGCAGATCTCAGGATTTACCGACATTCTTTCATGATGCGGCGCAATTCTACTGGCAGGAATTAACAGACCTTCCTTCCGACAGAACTGAAGCTCTGAATCTGCCCTACTTCCTCCCCCGCCACATGGCTGTGGACATTGACACAATAGAAGATTGGGAAATTGCAGAGCGGCTTTACAAGGCTTTCGTCCTCGATGCGTAA
- a CDS encoding phosphocholine cytidylyltransferase family protein: MKAVILAAGIGSRLSRPFPKSLSVLPYGETILGRQIRILKDLGVNEIIIVVGFKMTLIMENFPEVYYKYNPNYYITNTSKSLLCAIEDLDDDILWMNGDVVFDKAIIRKVLSIKDDSFVCVDCKSCGEEEVKYTRDDQGYINEISKEVVNAEGEAVGINMILKKDLETYAEALRKCDDNDYFEKGIEMIIQDGVKIKPVDISDYKCIEVDFEEDWVSAQASFQTRDNK, encoded by the coding sequence ATGAAAGCAGTCATCCTTGCGGCAGGTATCGGCAGTCGACTCAGCAGACCTTTTCCGAAATCTCTTTCAGTTCTGCCTTACGGAGAAACGATTCTCGGTAGACAGATCAGAATTCTCAAAGATCTGGGAGTAAATGAAATCATCATTGTCGTAGGCTTTAAGATGACTCTGATCATGGAAAATTTCCCCGAAGTCTACTACAAATACAATCCGAACTACTACATCACCAACACTTCCAAAAGCCTCCTTTGTGCCATTGAAGATCTGGATGATGATATCCTTTGGATGAACGGAGATGTTGTTTTTGACAAAGCAATTATTCGCAAAGTTTTAAGTATTAAAGATGACAGCTTTGTCTGTGTTGACTGCAAATCCTGCGGCGAAGAAGAAGTCAAATATACTCGCGACGATCAAGGCTACATCAATGAAATTTCTAAAGAAGTCGTAAACGCGGAAGGCGAAGCGGTCGGTATAAACATGATCCTCAAAAAAGATCTCGAGACCTATGCCGAGGCACTTCGCAAATGTGACGACAACGACTACTTTGAAAAAGGGATTGAAATGATCATTCAGGACGGTGTTAAAATTAAACCCGTAGACATCTCTGATTACAAATGTATTGAAGTTGATTTCGAAGAAGACTGGGTTTCCGCGCAGGCATCTTTCCAAACACGCGATAACAAATAA
- a CDS encoding CDP-glycerol glycerophosphotransferase family protein gives MSQNEMTKLQELASSIPKQKNLTIFFGRAGSRFMDNVKYFFLHCVKKQPELECHFMAFDKKEADVLKEQGLPATWVNHPDAADLMARTGIVVSDDFSWKDQEFLWALLSGAKTIQLWHGIPLKAIGFPEINSTVNMNPEKAKHLTFVYSGYDAVVSTSPFFTEKAFAKAFRAEEFIESGYPRNDVLKRRPTKYDMINADRDLYGELVKFRKLGGKTVFFMPTFRDTGGSPFEDGAIDLMRMSEFCKKNNLMFICKFHPYLTINKVTLPENIRLMDSKSDAYPLLPLCDVLLTDYSSVYFDFLLVDNPMVFYPYDFEKYVTKNRELLFDYDSMTPGKKVMNENDLYTAFEEIMLNNIDDFVDVRQKIRDLSFSNADGLAAERLGKHVVSNYL, from the coding sequence ATGTCGCAAAATGAAATGACAAAACTTCAAGAACTGGCTTCATCAATTCCTAAACAAAAAAATCTTACTATATTTTTTGGACGTGCGGGAAGTCGTTTCATGGATAATGTTAAATATTTCTTCCTTCATTGTGTGAAAAAACAGCCTGAACTGGAATGTCATTTTATGGCCTTCGACAAAAAAGAAGCAGATGTTCTTAAAGAACAGGGACTTCCCGCAACATGGGTTAACCACCCTGATGCAGCTGACCTTATGGCAAGAACAGGTATTGTTGTTTCCGACGATTTCAGTTGGAAGGATCAAGAGTTTCTGTGGGCCTTACTATCAGGCGCAAAAACAATACAACTCTGGCATGGCATCCCCTTAAAAGCCATCGGTTTTCCAGAAATAAACTCCACTGTGAACATGAATCCTGAAAAAGCGAAACATTTAACTTTCGTATACTCGGGCTATGATGCTGTAGTCTCAACTTCTCCATTTTTCACTGAAAAAGCTTTCGCAAAAGCATTTAGAGCCGAAGAATTTATCGAATCAGGTTACCCGCGCAACGATGTTCTCAAACGTCGCCCGACAAAATACGACATGATCAATGCCGATCGCGATCTTTATGGAGAGCTTGTAAAATTTCGTAAGCTCGGTGGCAAAACTGTATTTTTCATGCCCACTTTTCGAGACACCGGCGGCAGCCCATTCGAAGACGGAGCCATAGACTTGATGCGCATGTCAGAATTCTGCAAAAAGAATAATCTTATGTTCATCTGCAAATTTCACCCATATCTGACAATCAACAAGGTGACCCTGCCAGAAAACATCCGGTTGATGGATTCAAAAAGTGATGCATACCCGCTCCTTCCTCTTTGCGATGTTCTGCTCACAGATTATTCGTCCGTTTATTTCGATTTTCTGCTGGTGGATAACCCTATGGTTTTCTATCCATACGACTTTGAAAAGTATGTCACTAAAAACAGAGAACTCCTTTTCGATTACGACTCAATGACACCGGGCAAAAAAGTTATGAATGAGAATGATCTCTATACCGCTTTTGAAGAGATCATGCTAAATAACATTGATGATTTCGTAGATGTCAGGCAAAAAATTAGAGACTTATCTTTTAGCAATGCGGACGGCCTCGCGGCAGAAAGACTTGGTAAACATGTAGTTTCTAACTATCTCTAG
- a CDS encoding PACE efflux transporter, with the protein MRNTADRIRHTLLFEIIGISACVPLASWILGKGLAQLGTMSLAISFTAMCLNFIFNLLFDKALIKLGRPVNIRPTWMRIFHATLFEVTLLALTLPGVAWWLDMTLWDAFVTDLGFALFFLVYAFFFNWTYDTVFPMPATLVPATAENN; encoded by the coding sequence ATGCGAAACACAGCTGATAGAATTAGACATACGTTACTTTTTGAAATAATTGGCATTTCTGCTTGCGTTCCCCTTGCGTCATGGATTCTTGGGAAAGGTCTTGCGCAGTTAGGAACAATGAGTTTGGCTATTTCATTTACCGCAATGTGTCTGAATTTTATCTTTAATTTGTTGTTTGATAAAGCGCTGATCAAGCTTGGAAGGCCGGTAAATATCAGGCCGACATGGATGAGAATATTTCATGCTACGCTGTTTGAGGTGACCTTGCTTGCACTCACTCTTCCCGGTGTTGCATGGTGGCTGGATATGACTTTGTGGGATGCATTTGTTACGGATTTGGGTTTTGCTTTATTTTTTCTGGTTTATGCATTTTTCTTTAACTGGACGTACGATACGGTGTTTCCAATGCCTGCAACTCTTGTCCCTGCTACTGCTGAAAATAATTAA
- a CDS encoding DMT family transporter: MYNERSAVRVGIVQVLAGSALISLVGIFIKILVVDYALPVLVMGFWRNLFVCGILLVALKIKSPALLRAGRENIFLLGSYGLVLALLNGIWGGSVFFNGAGVATVLVYVSVPITVLGQWWLGGGKPSARIIPSIVFCMVGCALVCGVQGISDFALTPIGIFLGLFSGIFYAAYGLMGRACALRGLNPFTVLMYIFGFAAFFMLIANLFSGGVIPGAASEPAQILMPDVPLKVWGIILTLAIGPTMTGWMLINMSMSRLSPSVVNILLTTEPMMTALVAIPVLGEFMTTMQWAGCFMIIGGVVLLKRRN, translated from the coding sequence TTGTATAACGAAAGGTCAGCCGTACGAGTCGGAATTGTACAAGTTCTTGCCGGATCTGCGCTAATTTCACTGGTGGGCATTTTTATAAAAATACTAGTTGTTGATTACGCCTTGCCCGTTCTTGTTATGGGATTTTGGCGTAATTTGTTCGTCTGCGGAATTTTGCTGGTGGCGCTGAAAATTAAGAGCCCCGCATTATTGCGGGCCGGACGTGAAAATATCTTTTTGCTGGGAAGCTACGGGCTGGTTCTGGCGCTGTTGAACGGAATATGGGGTGGGTCCGTGTTTTTCAACGGGGCCGGAGTGGCAACGGTTTTGGTGTATGTTTCCGTGCCTATCACTGTTCTGGGTCAATGGTGGCTCGGAGGCGGAAAACCTTCGGCGCGGATTATTCCTTCCATCGTTTTTTGCATGGTCGGTTGTGCGCTTGTCTGCGGAGTGCAGGGAATTTCAGACTTTGCGTTGACACCTATAGGAATTTTTCTGGGATTATTTTCGGGTATTTTTTATGCGGCTTATGGTCTTATGGGCAGGGCGTGTGCCCTTCGGGGATTGAATCCATTTACCGTGCTTATGTATATTTTCGGCTTTGCCGCATTTTTTATGCTCATAGCAAATTTATTCTCGGGCGGAGTTATCCCCGGAGCCGCAAGCGAACCTGCACAGATTTTAATGCCGGATGTACCGCTGAAGGTGTGGGGTATCATTTTGACACTTGCCATCGGGCCGACCATGACCGGCTGGATGCTTATCAATATGAGTATGTCCCGTTTGTCTCCTTCGGTGGTGAATATTTTACTGACCACAGAACCCATGATGACAGCACTGGTTGCCATACCTGTTCTGGGAGAATTTATGACCACGATGCAGTGGGCGGGGTGCTTTATGATTATCGGCGGGGTTGTTCTGCTTAAGAGGCGAAATTAA
- the ychF gene encoding redox-regulated ATPase YchF, with protein MALSIGIVGLPNVGKSTLFNALTKAQNAESANYAFCTIEPNKAVVPVPDVRLDKLSELVNPQRVQSSTVDFIDIAGLVAGASKGEGLGNKFLGNIRETQAILHVVRCFDNDDVIHVSNSVDPIRDIDIIETELILSDVQVLENRVERMAKQIKGDKSFGPKVEEGRKLLEYMNEGNPANTYDKLDTDIMDELLKDLRLITAKKVIYCANVDEDGLTEDNDYVKSVMKLAEERGAAFVKISAKMEEELIGLEDEEYQDFLESYGVTESGLAKIIRTGFKTLGMISYFTAGVKEVRAWTINDGDKAPRAAAAIHTDFEKGFIRAEVIGYEDYVKHGTEAACRAAGVLRSEGKEYVFKDGDVVHFLFNV; from the coding sequence ATGGCCCTTAGTATAGGAATCGTGGGCTTGCCTAATGTCGGCAAATCCACACTTTTTAATGCCCTCACAAAAGCTCAGAACGCAGAAAGTGCAAACTACGCATTCTGTACCATTGAACCTAATAAGGCTGTTGTCCCAGTGCCGGACGTTCGCCTTGATAAGCTTTCCGAGCTTGTTAATCCTCAGCGGGTTCAAAGTTCCACTGTAGACTTCATCGATATCGCCGGACTTGTTGCCGGAGCCAGTAAAGGTGAAGGACTCGGTAATAAATTTCTTGGTAACATCCGCGAAACACAGGCCATTCTTCATGTTGTCCGCTGTTTCGACAATGACGATGTTATCCATGTTTCCAACTCTGTCGACCCTATCCGCGATATTGATATTATTGAAACCGAACTCATTCTTTCCGATGTTCAGGTTCTTGAAAACCGTGTTGAACGCATGGCTAAGCAGATCAAAGGTGACAAATCTTTCGGCCCTAAAGTCGAGGAAGGCAGAAAACTGCTTGAGTACATGAACGAAGGCAACCCAGCCAACACATATGACAAACTCGACACCGACATCATGGATGAGCTGCTCAAAGACCTGCGCTTAATCACTGCTAAAAAAGTTATCTACTGCGCGAACGTTGATGAAGACGGCCTGACAGAAGATAATGATTACGTTAAATCCGTAATGAAACTTGCAGAAGAACGCGGCGCTGCGTTCGTAAAAATTTCCGCCAAGATGGAAGAAGAACTGATCGGTCTTGAAGATGAAGAATATCAGGATTTCCTTGAATCTTACGGCGTGACCGAATCCGGCCTTGCTAAAATCATCCGCACAGGGTTCAAAACCCTCGGCATGATCAGCTACTTTACTGCCGGAGTAAAAGAAGTTCGCGCATGGACCATTAATGACGGGGATAAAGCACCACGTGCCGCCGCCGCCATCCATACGGACTTTGAAAAAGGATTCATCCGCGCTGAAGTTATCGGTTACGAAGACTACGTTAAGCACGGTACAGAAGCAGCCTGTCGCGCGGCCGGAGTTCTGCGTTCAGAAGGTAAAGAATACGTCTTCAAAGATGGCGACGTTGTTCATTTCCTCTTCAACGTATAG
- a CDS encoding type II toxin-antitoxin system RelE/ParE family toxin, whose protein sequence is MEWEIILCDEFELEFADFNEKLQDELMAHLIVLRKFGPALGRPLVDSLNQSKIGNMKELRFSFDKQPHRYFFAFDPERRAIILVGGSKANDKKFYKKLIPIANERFKNHLKHQGRK, encoded by the coding sequence ATGGAATGGGAAATAATTTTATGTGACGAGTTCGAGCTTGAATTCGCAGACTTCAATGAAAAATTGCAAGACGAGCTTATGGCTCATCTTATAGTTCTTCGTAAGTTTGGACCTGCGTTAGGGCGTCCTTTGGTGGATAGTCTTAATCAGTCAAAAATAGGTAATATGAAAGAGTTGCGTTTCAGCTTTGATAAACAGCCGCATCGATATTTTTTTGCTTTTGATCCTGAGAGACGGGCAATTATTCTGGTGGGTGGAAGCAAAGCCAATGACAAGAAATTTTATAAGAAACTAATTCCAATTGCGAATGAACGTTTTAAGAATCATTTGAAACATCAGGGGAGGAAATAA
- a CDS encoding XRE family transcriptional regulator translates to MARNLNDMLRELPEERQSRIKARADQLFMEVTLHELRKELGLSQVELAEILKVSQASVSKQERQTDMQISTLCQIIHAMGGTLKVTASIPGKGEFKLTQFEECGQ, encoded by the coding sequence ATGGCACGTAATCTAAATGATATGCTGAGGGAACTTCCCGAAGAGCGGCAAAGTCGAATTAAGGCTAGGGCAGATCAACTTTTCATGGAAGTTACTCTGCACGAACTTCGTAAGGAGCTTGGGCTTTCGCAGGTAGAACTTGCGGAAATTTTAAAGGTATCACAAGCTTCTGTTTCAAAACAGGAACGGCAAACAGACATGCAGATCAGCACTCTATGTCAGATTATCCATGCGATGGGCGGCACTTTGAAGGTCACGGCTTCTATACCCGGCAAGGGGGAGTTTAAGTTGACTCAGTTTGAGGAGTGTGGGCAGTAA